One segment of Castanea sativa cultivar Marrone di Chiusa Pesio chromosome 3, ASM4071231v1 DNA contains the following:
- the LOC142626905 gene encoding adenylate kinase 4-like, with product MASSGATLEDIPSVDIMTELLRRFKCNSKPNKRLILVGPPGSGKGTQSPIIKDDYCLCHLATGDMLRAAVAAKTPLGIKAKEAMEKGELVSDDLVVGIIDEAMKKPSCEKGFILDGFPRTVVQAQKLDEMLEKQGVKIDKVLDFAIDDSILEERITGRWIHPSSGRSYHTKFAPPKVPGVDDVSGEPLIQRKDDTAEVLKSRLAAFHKQTEPVINYYAKKGVLAHLHAEKTPNEVTAEVQKVLSS from the exons atggcgAGCTCTGGAGCAACGTTGGAGGACATACCTTCGGTGGACATCATGACTGAACTCCTCCGTCGCTTCAAGTGCAACTCCAAGCCTAACAAGCGCCTCATTCTagttg GTCCACCTGGATCTGGAAAGGGTACACAGTCACCAATTATTAAGGATGATTATTGCTTGTGCCATTTGGCTACTGGTGATATGCTAAGAGCTGCAGTTGCTGCAAAGACTCCTCTTGGAATTAAGGCTAAAGAAGCAATGGAGAAG GGAGAACTTGTATCTGATGATTTGGTTGTTGGCATTATTGATGAAGCTATGAAGAAGCCATCATGCGAGAAGGGTTTCATTTTGGATGGTTTCCCAAGGACCGTGGTTCAAGCACAAAAG cttgatgagatgcttgaGAAGCAGGGGGTTAAAATTGATAAGGTGCTCGACTTTGCAATTGATGATTCTATATTGGAGGAGAGGATCACTGGTCGATGGATACACCCTTCCAGTGGTAGGTCATACCATACAAAATTTGCACCTCCCAAGGTTCCTGGTGTTGACGAT GTCTCTGGAGAACCTTTGATTCAACGAAAAGATGATACAGCAGAAGTTCTCAAGTCAAGGCTGGCAGCCTTTCATAAACAAACTGAACCG GTTATCAATTATTATGCAAAGAAGGGTGTTCTTGCACACCTTCATGCGGAGAAGACCCCGAATGAGGTCACTGCTGAGGTTCAGAAGGTTCTTTCTTCATAA